The following are from one region of the Silene latifolia isolate original U9 population chromosome 9, ASM4854445v1, whole genome shotgun sequence genome:
- the LOC141600177 gene encoding uncharacterized protein LOC141600177, translating into MPSPPIEIIWFYTAVNYHTHKNMSKAHYQNLGHVLCLEELFNSLVSSSGSCTSCVNRIAVLAPLIYELQSLIELNMVNGLCLDDVVSKEIRCLVDRLVSYISLCCFEGMDYHDESPAFSPCFVDLIKVLTFERRGESFKFEDDFRMFFPLVSDKGRNELLLRGEVGVLAGFVMCQVLLLNLCLKFIMKERPQNVEEEVMVSAADTITGFRSCYFFDVLLKMLLESSLPITSLLTTADGVMLQEAIYGAIVLVDYPFFNPASGICLCNHHLNSLASTWLFAADRAMQFVRNNDRENKVILYMKAFTKSLVRSQLMRWVSAQSGMVEDTIPRFSTPAAFLEWLVQLRGVDSLTFDKDLSLFLDKVVCYNSEMTFNLPFSEANSNKGFCIDQKVRFGDGIHGDHEMVDPCKLDFPGSETFRKRKGEKHEDDIQAKLLKYHMEGSPPLNFSQFQAQVGLARRS; encoded by the exons ATGCCTTCACCACCGATTGAAATTATTTGGTTTTACACTGCTGTAAATTATCATACCCACAAAAATATGAGTAAAGCTCATTATCAGAACTTAGGTCATGTGTTGTGTCTTGAGGAGCTTTTTAATTCGTTGGTTTCGTCTTCGGGTTCGTGTACTAGTTGCGTAAATCGTATAGCTGTATTAGCCCCACTAATTTATGAGTTACAAAGCTTAATTGAGCTGAATATGGTAAATGGGTTGTGTTTAGATGATGTAGTTAGTAAGGAGATTAGATGTCTGGTTGATAGGTTAGTGAGTTATATTAGTCTTTGTTGTTTTGAAGGAATGGATTATCATGATGAGTCTCCTGCCTTTTCGCCATGTTTTGTGGATTTAATTAAGGTTTTGACTTTTGAAAGAAGGGGGGAAAGTTTCAAATTCGAGGATGATTTTAGGATGTTTTTCCCACTAGTAAGCGATAAAGGTCGAAACGAGCTATTGTTGCGAGGTGAGGTTGGTGTGTTAGCTGGGTTTGTTATGTGTCAAGTGCTTTTGCTTAATCTTTGCTTGAAATTCATTATGAAGGAAAGGCCACAGAATGTAGAGGAAGAGGTCATGGTTTCCGCGGCTGATACCATTACTGGGTTTAGGAGTTGTTACTTCTTTG atgttcttctcaagatgCTGTTGGAGTCCAGTTTGCCTATTACATCTCTACTG ACAACTGCTGATGGAGTTATGTTGCAAGAAGCCATATATGGTGCTATCGTTTTGGTAGACTACCCATTCTTCAACCCTGCGAGTGGGATTTGTCTTTGTAATCATCACCTAAACAGTCTTGCTTCAACATGGTTGTTTGCTGCAGACAGAGCTATGCAGTTTGTTAG GAATAATGATCGGGAGAATAAAGTAATTTTATATATGAAAGCTTTCACTAAATCTCTTGTACGCTCTCAGTTGATGAGGTGGGTCTCGGCTCAAAGTGGAATGGTGGAGGATACTATACCCAGATTTTCTACTCCAGCAGCTTTTCTGG AATGGCTAGTGCAACTCAGAGGTGTAGACTCACTCACCTTTGACAAGGACTTATCACTTTTCCTCGACAAAGTAGTATGTTACAACTCAGAGATGACATTCAATCTGCCATTTTCCGAGGCAAACAGCAATAAAGGCTTCTGCATTGACCAAAAAGTTAGATTCGGTGACGGGATTCATGGCGATCATGAAATGGTTGATCCCTGCAAATTGGACTTCCCAGGAAGTGAGACATTTAGAAAGCGGAAAGGAGAGAAGCATGAAGACGATATACAAGCCAAACTACTCAAATACCACATGGAAGGGAGTCCTCCTCTCAACTTTTCACAGTTTCAAGCTCAAGTCGGCTTGGCGAGGAGAAGCTAG